A region from the Nostoc sp. HK-01 genome encodes:
- a CDS encoding serine/threonine protein kinase — protein MQVYCSKQHTNLDSNRFCTTCGEPLPLAVGQIVNQRYQIISQLGQGGFGRTYLAEDKQKANQVCVLKEFAPQVQAQQDLLKAKELFEREANVLKKLQHSQIPQFHASLQVQIGSKDFFFLVQDYIEGDNYCQLLEQRQAKGQTFTEEEIILLLQQILPVLSYIHSKDVVHRDISPDNLIWRRSDHLPVLIDFGGVKQLPASQGFWFTKLAVNHTLLGKKGYAPEEQIRQGKVFLSSDLYSLAVTILVLLTGKEPQKLYDSYQGLWYWGKEIKVSPKLESVLKKMLAYKPSDRYQTAEQVLKELPSPAVTKPGNPYITKLKTQIVSPGQKRANAIVSRIHQRTQAVSRTLPLPMWLRPFAVSMLGTAIVGLTVAGTLAAVNAVVRGITSITIPSISLPTIPSLPNPLAQPVSNKGNGDVLARRQELEISEAFFIRMVDALFYSQKPEMQGRTITSKSEDKALRDEWLRIGDDLLDKLEQAELSPAARRKMGSYSQKDYERWRLQARTGKLGDYTMSQLNKETNQKFAELFPGKQQEKQNQQTYGQIWYAIAADKVSKIQSNN, from the coding sequence ATGCAGGTTTATTGCAGTAAACAACACACAAATCTTGACAGTAATCGGTTTTGTACCACTTGCGGTGAACCATTGCCTCTGGCTGTTGGGCAAATTGTCAATCAACGCTATCAAATTATAAGTCAGCTAGGACAAGGTGGTTTTGGACGTACTTATTTAGCGGAAGATAAACAAAAAGCCAATCAAGTGTGCGTGCTGAAGGAATTTGCGCCACAAGTCCAAGCACAACAAGATTTACTCAAAGCCAAGGAGTTATTTGAAAGGGAAGCAAATGTACTGAAAAAACTCCAACATTCGCAAATTCCCCAGTTTCATGCTTCTTTACAGGTGCAGATAGGTAGTAAAGATTTTTTCTTTTTGGTGCAAGATTACATAGAGGGTGATAATTATTGCCAGTTATTAGAACAACGTCAAGCTAAAGGACAAACTTTTACGGAAGAAGAAATCATTCTGCTGCTGCAACAGATTTTACCTGTGTTGTCTTATATCCATTCCAAAGATGTTGTACATCGTGATATCTCACCGGATAATTTGATTTGGCGGCGTTCTGACCATTTACCTGTGCTGATAGATTTTGGTGGGGTGAAGCAATTACCCGCATCCCAAGGGTTTTGGTTCACGAAGTTAGCGGTGAATCACACGTTATTAGGTAAAAAAGGTTACGCACCGGAAGAACAAATCCGCCAAGGGAAAGTATTTCTCAGCAGTGATTTATATTCTTTAGCGGTAACGATACTCGTATTATTAACGGGGAAGGAACCGCAAAAATTATACGATAGCTATCAAGGGCTATGGTATTGGGGTAAGGAAATTAAAGTTAGCCCCAAATTAGAATCGGTATTGAAAAAGATGCTGGCTTATAAACCGAGCGATCGCTATCAAACAGCCGAACAAGTTCTCAAAGAGTTACCATCGCCAGCTGTCACTAAACCAGGTAATCCATATATTACCAAACTGAAGACTCAGATAGTCTCGCCGGGACAAAAACGCGCTAACGCGATAGTCAGTAGAATCCATCAAAGAACTCAAGCTGTGAGCCGGACTTTACCTTTACCTATGTGGTTACGTCCTTTTGCAGTGAGTATGCTGGGTACAGCCATAGTCGGTTTAACAGTTGCTGGCACTTTGGCAGCGGTAAATGCGGTAGTCAGAGGTATAACATCTATCACCATACCTTCTATATCATTGCCCACAATACCATCATTACCTAATCCCCTGGCTCAACCAGTCAGCAACAAAGGAAATGGGGATGTGCTGGCGCGTCGTCAAGAGTTAGAAATATCAGAAGCCTTCTTCATCCGGATGGTAGACGCTTTATTTTACAGTCAGAAGCCAGAAATGCAAGGGCGCACCATCACATCGAAATCGGAAGATAAGGCTTTGCGCGATGAGTGGTTGAGAATTGGTGATGACTTGTTGGATAAACTAGAACAGGCTGAACTCAGCCCCGCCGCACGTAGGAAAATGGGAAGCTACAGTCAAAAAGATTACGAAAGATGGAGACTGCAAGCTAGAACTGGAAAGTTAGGTGACTATACAATGAGTCAGTTGAACAAAGAGACAAATCAAAAATTTGCCGAATTATTTCCCGGAAAGCAACAGGAGAAACAGAACCAACAAACTTACGGTCAAATTTGGTATGCGATCGCGGCTGATAAAGTTAGTAAAATACAATCGAACAATTAG
- a CDS encoding LuxR family GAF modulated transcriptional regulator produces MVALIALFRAIAQAKDEQTLRSHISADMSQYFSATRCGLFFFNQTHLIDSNVQKVLQVALSPQYNPVARYLLERHAPVHEALVVEPKTWRLICPRADHWHVMAGPIVSNGQLIGAIGFTREKGMPAFDSHNLTDLSAICLHISTWVTMSKSQHLPLQTARLTPRELEIATLVAQGRSNAEISRELWITENSVKQALKRMFRKLEVSSRTQMLAKLSTVAQSQQLPKR; encoded by the coding sequence ATGGTTGCTTTAATCGCTCTATTTCGTGCAATTGCCCAAGCTAAAGATGAACAGACATTGCGATCGCACATATCCGCAGACATGAGTCAGTATTTTTCAGCTACACGCTGCGGACTGTTTTTCTTTAATCAAACTCATCTAATTGACAGCAATGTTCAAAAAGTGTTGCAAGTTGCTTTATCACCCCAATACAACCCAGTTGCTCGCTACTTATTAGAACGCCATGCGCCTGTTCATGAAGCTTTGGTAGTAGAACCGAAAACATGGCGATTGATTTGTCCGCGTGCTGACCACTGGCACGTAATGGCAGGGCCAATTGTCAGTAATGGTCAGCTAATAGGTGCTATAGGATTTACCCGTGAAAAAGGAATGCCTGCATTCGATTCCCACAACCTCACAGATTTGAGTGCGATTTGTCTGCATATTTCCACTTGGGTAACAATGAGCAAATCCCAACATCTACCCTTACAAACAGCGCGTTTAACACCTCGTGAACTGGAAATTGCTACTTTAGTCGCCCAAGGACGAAGCAATGCAGAAATTAGTCGTGAATTGTGGATTACCGAGAACTCTGTGAAACAAGCTTTAAAAAGAATGTTCCGCAAGCTAGAAGTTTCATCTCGCACTCAAATGTTGGCAAAGCTTTCTACAGTTGCACAGTCCCAGCAATTGCCGAAACGATAA
- a CDS encoding TPR repeat protein has product MDWITLLRSLQSDFIQRLTSGSLLHCETEAQYSELIIISGQRLKTLRDFCWLMAEKYKRVSPVRDVFISYLKGKLGEEVVKERLADLITEVDYEKRFGGDGKIDFTLTTNPSVGIEVKSRHGSLDKVRWSVSSEEVEKNAVVVCILIQEEVHEAQSEYHLFLAGFLPTRMIKLKTGRIAFGIEQLLYGGGLRCYLEQYQPAINYNLAKSEYHNKPQSFLSTNHSQLFSPKLPVNQPEKSLIYPQEIDYLKLGHNCLVKGEYSDAIAHYSQALKLYPNDAEIYYQRGLSYYQLGDYAEAIADYYQAIKINLNDAKFYIKRGLAHYQLGDYTAAIDDYTQAIRLNPNMAVAYKNRADARSHLGDNQGAIEDYTQALKINPNYAITYKNRGMSRYFLGYQQSFTKAIKMNPHDAIAYKNRGNARADIGDYEGAIDDYTQVIAINPHDAHAYYNRGNARYDLGDNAGAFEDYTQAIKINPNYADAYYNRGNVQSEIGDKQEAIADFQKAVELYRQEGKLDALKDARGRVLDLQIEESLDILNF; this is encoded by the coding sequence ATGGACTGGATTACGCTACTGCGATCGCTACAGTCTGATTTTATTCAAAGGTTAACATCCGGTTCTCTGCTTCATTGCGAAACAGAAGCTCAATATAGTGAATTAATTATAATCTCTGGACAAAGATTAAAAACTCTCCGAGATTTTTGCTGGCTGATGGCGGAAAAATATAAGCGGGTTTCGCCAGTGCGTGACGTTTTTATCAGCTATCTCAAAGGTAAATTAGGTGAGGAAGTTGTCAAAGAACGTTTAGCTGATTTAATTACCGAAGTCGATTATGAAAAACGCTTCGGCGGTGACGGTAAAATTGATTTTACCCTGACTACTAACCCATCAGTCGGCATTGAAGTCAAATCTCGGCATGGTAGCCTTGATAAAGTAAGATGGTCTGTCAGTTCCGAAGAAGTAGAAAAAAATGCAGTTGTCGTCTGCATCTTAATTCAAGAAGAAGTACACGAAGCTCAATCTGAATATCATCTTTTTTTGGCTGGGTTTCTACCGACACGGATGATTAAACTTAAAACAGGGAGAATCGCCTTCGGGATAGAACAATTATTATATGGTGGTGGTTTGCGTTGCTATTTAGAACAGTATCAACCCGCCATTAATTACAACTTAGCAAAGTCAGAATATCACAACAAACCGCAGAGTTTTTTATCAACTAATCATTCTCAGTTATTTTCACCTAAGTTACCAGTTAATCAACCTGAGAAGTCATTAATATATCCACAAGAAATTGATTATCTAAAACTAGGGCATAATTGCTTAGTTAAAGGAGAATATTCAGATGCGATCGCTCACTATAGCCAAGCCTTAAAATTATACCCAAATGATGCAGAAATTTATTATCAGCGGGGGTTAAGCTATTATCAACTAGGAGATTATGCAGAAGCGATCGCAGATTATTATCAAGCAATTAAAATTAATCTCAATGATGCCAAATTTTATATCAAACGAGGTTTAGCTCATTATCAATTAGGCGACTATACCGCAGCTATTGATGATTATACTCAAGCAATTAGACTAAATCCTAATATGGCTGTTGCTTATAAAAACCGCGCTGATGCTCGTTCTCATTTAGGAGACAATCAAGGTGCAATCGAAGACTATACTCAAGCACTCAAAATTAATCCTAACTATGCCATAACTTATAAAAACCGTGGGATGTCACGTTATTTTTTAGGATATCAGCAAAGTTTTACTAAAGCCATCAAAATGAATCCCCACGATGCGATTGCTTATAAAAATCGTGGTAATGCTCGTGCTGATATAGGCGATTATGAAGGTGCAATTGATGATTACACTCAAGTCATTGCCATTAATCCCCATGATGCCCATGCTTATTACAATCGCGGTAATGCTCGTTATGATTTAGGCGATAATGCCGGAGCTTTTGAAGATTATACTCAGGCAATCAAAATTAATCCTAATTATGCTGATGCTTATTACAACCGTGGCAATGTGCAATCAGAAATTGGAGATAAACAAGAAGCAATTGCCGATTTTCAAAAGGCTGTAGAACTTTATCGTCAAGAAGGCAAATTAGATGCGCTGAAAGATGCACGAGGACGAGTCTTAGATTTACAAATAGAAGAATCATTAGATATTTTAAATTTTTAA
- a CDS encoding protein kinase has protein sequence MTKFYCSKGHENPAGSRFCLQCGENLQGLPVSNGIQAGLTLSDRYVIVRQIGQGGFGRTYLAEDINRFRELCVLKEFSPQVQTAYVLQKAEELFQREASVLYKLQHPQIPRFRELFRTNLQGKEYLFLVQDYVEGQTYNSLLNTRKQQGLRFTEAEVRQLLQQILPVLDYIHSQDVIHRDISPDNLILRTADQLPVLIDFGGVKQVVATVASQYYQPGAAATPAPTLLGKIGFAPSEQMQTGAVSPHSDLYALAVTILVLLTGKQPQELLDNYTLAWKWQQDASVSPMLAQVLDKMLAPRPSDRYQSASQVLHALNPTPIQYPVTQPPVTPQPETSATFAVAPSPSVNPTPPRFIPASPAPISQTTSWWTPTKTFAATLAVVSVIGVLWLGTNRNNNNDGGNNIDPTPTPSVTQPVDASENYSPEEKQRKEKLSDRRQELGIEQSFYVDLVNQIFWRRNPSLQGRTISDKPEDESLRAAWDKTADEVLSKLSVLSNQSRRQLGNYTAADRDRWKAAVNKINVGSRALYDLGDVAFYRIFPEQRGRDFMKEPIGQVWYGFVNDQLSAILNGNAFAKIVFDIGATSETVSGTLKPGNGKVFIAELAKGQTLDLNLKANSQVLLSVYSPSGKIRLLEDSTKRTLTTELPEKGYYEFAIASTASTSVDYQLTISAENPIPVETPTPTPTDTPIETPTPIETPTETPTPAGAEQ, from the coding sequence ATGACTAAATTCTATTGCTCTAAAGGTCATGAAAATCCCGCAGGTAGTCGGTTTTGTCTCCAGTGTGGTGAGAATTTGCAAGGTTTACCTGTAAGTAATGGTATTCAAGCTGGTTTAACTTTAAGCGATCGCTATGTTATTGTCCGTCAAATCGGGCAAGGTGGATTTGGACGCACTTATTTAGCTGAAGATATCAACCGCTTCCGCGAACTTTGTGTTTTAAAAGAATTTTCTCCCCAAGTGCAAACGGCTTACGTTTTACAAAAAGCGGAAGAACTATTTCAGCGTGAAGCTAGTGTTCTCTACAAATTGCAACATCCCCAAATACCTCGCTTTCGTGAACTGTTTCGGACAAATCTGCAAGGTAAGGAATACCTGTTTTTAGTGCAAGATTATGTAGAGGGACAGACATATAATTCTTTATTAAATACCCGCAAACAGCAAGGTCTACGGTTTACAGAAGCAGAAGTACGGCAACTATTACAGCAAATTTTGCCAGTTTTAGATTATATTCACTCCCAGGATGTGATTCATCGAGATATTTCGCCAGATAATTTAATTTTACGCACTGCCGATCAACTACCAGTATTAATTGACTTTGGTGGTGTGAAACAAGTAGTCGCTACAGTTGCTTCGCAATATTACCAACCAGGTGCAGCAGCCACGCCCGCGCCGACTTTATTGGGTAAAATCGGTTTTGCACCATCAGAACAAATGCAAACTGGTGCAGTATCGCCCCACAGTGACTTGTATGCTTTGGCAGTCACGATATTAGTATTATTAACAGGTAAACAACCGCAAGAATTATTAGATAATTACACTCTGGCTTGGAAATGGCAGCAGGACGCTAGTGTGAGTCCGATGTTAGCACAGGTGTTAGATAAAATGTTAGCGCCTCGTCCGAGCGATCGCTATCAATCTGCTAGTCAAGTTTTACACGCACTTAACCCGACACCGATTCAATATCCTGTCACTCAACCGCCCGTTACACCTCAGCCGGAAACCTCAGCTACTTTCGCAGTCGCCCCTTCTCCTTCAGTTAATCCAACACCGCCGCGTTTCATTCCTGCATCCCCCGCACCTATTTCTCAAACAACAAGCTGGTGGACACCAACTAAAACCTTTGCCGCAACATTAGCAGTCGTTAGTGTGATTGGGGTACTGTGGTTAGGGACAAATCGCAATAATAATAATGATGGTGGGAATAATATTGACCCCACGCCAACACCCAGCGTTACCCAACCCGTTGATGCTTCCGAGAATTATTCCCCAGAAGAAAAGCAACGCAAAGAAAAATTAAGCGATCGCCGTCAAGAGTTGGGAATTGAGCAAAGCTTTTATGTAGACTTAGTTAATCAAATCTTTTGGCGGAGAAACCCTAGCTTACAAGGGCGCACCATCAGCGATAAACCAGAAGACGAAAGTTTGCGGGCGGCTTGGGATAAAACTGCGGATGAAGTGTTAAGTAAACTTTCCGTTCTCAGTAATCAATCACGGCGACAACTAGGGAATTATACCGCAGCCGATCGCGATCGCTGGAAAGCCGCAGTCAATAAAATTAACGTTGGTAGTCGTGCTTTATATGATTTAGGCGACGTAGCTTTTTACCGCATATTTCCCGAACAGCGTGGGCGAGATTTTATGAAGGAACCCATCGGGCAAGTTTGGTATGGGTTTGTAAATGATCAACTTAGTGCTATCCTCAATGGCAATGCTTTTGCCAAGATTGTTTTTGATATAGGCGCGACAAGTGAAACAGTCAGTGGAACTCTCAAACCAGGGAATGGTAAAGTCTTCATTGCTGAACTGGCTAAAGGGCAAACATTAGATTTAAATCTCAAAGCAAATTCTCAAGTTTTACTATCAGTTTATTCCCCCTCTGGCAAAATCAGACTTTTAGAAGACTCGACAAAACGCACTTTAACTACAGAATTACCCGAAAAGGGATACTATGAGTTTGCGATCGCTTCTACAGCCTCAACATCAGTAGATTATCAACTCACTATTTCTGCGGAAAATCCCATTCCTGTGGAAACACCAACACCAACACCCACAGACACACCCATAGAAACGCCCACACCGATAGAAACGCCGACAGAAACACCTACACCTGCGGGAGCAGAACAATGA
- a CDS encoding rhodanese domain-containing protein, protein MTTNSDYAYPSVIVDTQWLANHLNDPYVRIIEVDVSPEPYKNAHIPGAVFWNIFTDLLLPNLQINFDAIAFTKLMARSGITNNTTVIAYGSYPGIGGWIFWLLKVFGHDNVRVLNGGYQKWQSENRPLATELSTFPSTDYQPQALNHSLRVLHPEVEAAIHQQEPILLDVRTIQEYNGEWFFNQPPKANERTGHIPSAVHLEHLLTLNEDGTFKSSAELKNLYTSQGITPDKEIFPYCAIGGRSGYIWFVLKYLLGYPNVRNYDGSWNEWSRLVDSSAHGKC, encoded by the coding sequence ATGACTACAAATTCTGATTACGCTTATCCATCAGTTATTGTTGATACTCAATGGCTGGCAAATCATCTTAATGATCCTTATGTTCGCATTATCGAAGTGGATGTGAGTCCAGAACCCTACAAAAATGCTCACATCCCTGGTGCTGTATTTTGGAACATTTTTACAGATTTACTATTGCCAAATTTGCAGATAAATTTTGATGCGATCGCTTTTACAAAGTTGATGGCACGCTCAGGCATTACCAATAATACAACAGTGATTGCCTATGGCAGTTATCCCGGCATCGGCGGCTGGATTTTTTGGTTGTTAAAAGTCTTTGGTCACGATAATGTCCGAGTTCTCAATGGCGGCTATCAAAAATGGCAGTCAGAAAATCGTCCCCTCGCAACTGAGTTATCTACATTTCCCAGCACTGATTATCAACCTCAAGCGCTTAATCATAGTTTGAGAGTCTTACATCCCGAAGTTGAAGCGGCAATTCATCAACAGGAACCCATTTTGTTAGATGTCCGCACAATTCAAGAATACAACGGTGAGTGGTTTTTTAATCAGCCACCCAAGGCCAATGAACGCACCGGACATATTCCCAGCGCAGTTCATCTCGAACATCTCCTAACACTGAATGAGGACGGTACTTTTAAATCATCTGCTGAGTTGAAAAATCTTTATACCAGCCAAGGTATTACACCCGATAAAGAAATTTTTCCCTATTGTGCGATCGGTGGACGTTCTGGATATATTTGGTTTGTCTTAAAGTATTTACTAGGCTATCCAAATGTTCGCAATTACGATGGCTCTTGGAATGAATGGAGTCGTTTAGTAGACTCATCTGCACATGGCAAATGCTGA
- a CDS encoding putative methyltransferase: MKALLLYPQFPQSFWSYDRFMEIAGLKAVLPPLGIITVAALLPQEWEIRFCDRNVNLETEADWEWCDIVILSAMLVQKPDFHALIQKAVRLGKKVAVGGPYPTSIPQDALNSGAHYLILDEGELTVPQFLAALNQGQEQGIFRSLEKPDVSQSPMPRFDLLKRDAYLMMAIQFSRGCPFNCEFCDIITLYGRKPRTKEPQQTIAELQTLYDLGWRGSLFIVDDNFIGNQRNVKRFLRELIPWMKQHSYPFTFITEASVNLAEDEELLQLMNEAGFYAVFLGIETPDQESLQLTQKLQNTRSPLVQACQKINQAGILIYAGFILGFDGERPGAGEKIQAFVEQTNIPQPMLGILQALPNTALWNRLQKEQRLLESKGIGGTEVGDQNTLMNFIPTRSIDEIAREYVEGLWTLYEPRNYLRRCFQQCLSLGSLAQRKQAMQLSPGKALRLVVQLIWLQGLRQPEIRVQFWQQLWAILVTKPQVLNMYLGLCAAGEHFWEYRVLARQRITQQLGYDPLTASALPKQEPVLVK, encoded by the coding sequence ATGAAAGCATTATTGCTCTACCCTCAGTTTCCCCAGTCCTTTTGGTCTTACGATCGCTTCATGGAAATTGCCGGACTGAAAGCCGTTTTACCGCCACTAGGAATTATCACAGTTGCAGCACTACTACCCCAAGAATGGGAAATTAGATTTTGCGATCGCAATGTCAATCTGGAAACAGAAGCTGATTGGGAGTGGTGCGATATCGTCATCTTGTCGGCAATGCTGGTGCAGAAACCAGATTTTCATGCCCTGATTCAAAAAGCTGTGCGCTTAGGTAAAAAAGTCGCAGTCGGTGGCCCTTACCCAACATCAATACCACAAGATGCTTTGAACTCTGGAGCGCATTATTTAATTTTGGATGAGGGGGAATTAACTGTTCCGCAATTTTTAGCAGCCCTCAATCAAGGTCAAGAACAGGGGATATTTCGCTCTCTGGAAAAACCTGATGTCAGCCAAAGCCCCATGCCTCGTTTTGACTTGCTAAAACGGGATGCTTACTTGATGATGGCTATCCAGTTTTCTCGCGGTTGCCCCTTTAACTGCGAGTTTTGCGATATTATTACGCTCTACGGTCGCAAACCACGCACAAAAGAGCCTCAGCAAACCATTGCTGAATTACAAACTCTGTATGATTTAGGCTGGCGAGGGTCATTATTTATTGTTGACGACAACTTTATTGGCAATCAACGGAACGTCAAACGTTTTTTGCGGGAGTTGATTCCTTGGATGAAGCAGCACTCCTATCCCTTCACATTCATCACTGAAGCTTCTGTGAATTTAGCTGAAGATGAAGAACTGTTGCAATTGATGAATGAAGCAGGTTTTTATGCAGTTTTTCTTGGTATAGAAACTCCTGACCAAGAAAGTTTGCAATTAACGCAAAAACTGCAAAATACTCGTAGTCCTCTGGTGCAAGCCTGTCAAAAGATTAATCAAGCAGGCATACTCATCTATGCCGGGTTTATCCTCGGTTTTGATGGAGAACGCCCAGGCGCAGGAGAAAAAATTCAGGCTTTTGTCGAACAAACCAATATTCCTCAACCAATGTTGGGCATTCTTCAAGCTTTGCCCAATACTGCTTTATGGAACCGTCTGCAAAAAGAGCAGCGTTTATTAGAAAGTAAGGGTATTGGTGGAACTGAAGTGGGAGACCAGAATACCTTAATGAATTTCATCCCCACACGTTCCATTGATGAAATTGCCAGAGAATATGTAGAGGGCTTGTGGACTTTATATGAACCTAGAAACTATCTGAGACGCTGTTTTCAGCAATGTCTGAGTCTTGGTTCCCTCGCCCAGCGAAAACAAGCTATGCAATTGTCTCCAGGCAAGGCATTGCGGCTGGTTGTTCAGTTAATCTGGCTTCAAGGCTTACGTCAACCGGAAATTCGTGTGCAGTTCTGGCAACAACTCTGGGCAATTCTGGTGACAAAACCGCAAGTTTTAAATATGTATTTAGGACTATGCGCTGCGGGAGAACATTTTTGGGAGTACCGAGTTTTAGCTAGGCAACGAATTACTCAACAATTAGGCTACGACCCACTCACAGCCTCTGCGTTACCTAAGCAAGAACCAGTACTAGTAAAGTAG
- a CDS encoding peptidoglycan glycosyltransferase → MAILHPSPLGGKKNTRTVGRNFQSGFLILFTLSMLTGIGARLAYLQIVEGETHRQRAESNRIRVIAKQPERGNIFDRNGKLLASTRYPRSVYLWPMAHTKPSWPIVGPRLASILDIPQADIEKKLDEAGAYSSSLIRIARDLNEAQVTAMKEYENELPEVEVHTEAVRYYPHGTALAHVLGYTRELTAEQLKERKQEGYRLGDVIGQMGAEKAYEKLLRGEWGGQQVEVDGAGRPLRVLGEKQAKAGNDLHLTLDLDIQKAAEKALGDRDGAIVAINPKNGAVLALVSHPTFNPNIFSKQKLTQKDWESVQGEDHPLVNRALSAFPPASTFKIVTATAGLESGKFSPSTILQTYGSLNIGGTRFGEWNHAGFGPLGFVGALQWSSDTFFYQIGRGVGGPTLIEWTRKYGFGQKTGFEFAAEETKGLVPDENWKQKAWKIPWTVGDTINMSIGQGALQTTPLQVAIMFAVPANGGYRVQPHLLKDNEEAKSWRETLNIKPTTIKVLRDGLRKVVAEGTGKALNKPTIPAVAGKSGTAEAWKNRVKQNHAWFGAYTPADNPEMVIVAFAEHSGGGGGAIAAPMILQIMEDYYQRKYPGKYQKPEAKQP, encoded by the coding sequence ATGGCAATATTACATCCCTCTCCTCTTGGTGGTAAAAAAAATACACGTACAGTCGGGCGCAATTTTCAGTCGGGATTTTTAATCCTATTCACTCTCTCAATGTTAACGGGCATTGGGGCGAGGTTAGCTTATTTGCAAATTGTTGAGGGGGAAACGCACCGCCAACGGGCTGAGTCTAACCGCATTCGAGTAATTGCTAAACAACCAGAACGCGGAAATATTTTTGACCGGAATGGCAAACTGTTGGCTAGTACACGTTATCCTCGTTCTGTGTATCTTTGGCCGATGGCACATACTAAACCTTCTTGGCCAATTGTTGGGCCAAGGTTAGCCAGCATTTTAGATATTCCCCAAGCAGACATCGAAAAAAAGCTAGATGAAGCCGGTGCATATTCATCTTCTTTAATTAGAATTGCCCGTGACTTGAATGAAGCACAAGTCACAGCGATGAAGGAGTATGAAAACGAACTACCAGAAGTAGAAGTTCATACGGAAGCCGTACGTTACTATCCCCACGGCACAGCCCTCGCCCATGTACTGGGTTATACACGAGAATTAACCGCTGAACAGTTAAAAGAAAGAAAACAAGAAGGCTATCGCTTAGGTGATGTCATCGGTCAGATGGGAGCCGAAAAGGCTTATGAGAAATTATTGCGGGGTGAATGGGGCGGTCAGCAAGTAGAAGTAGATGGGGCTGGGCGACCGTTGCGGGTGTTAGGAGAAAAACAAGCCAAAGCCGGGAATGATCTGCACTTGACCTTAGATTTGGATATACAGAAAGCTGCCGAAAAAGCGTTAGGCGATCGCGATGGTGCTATTGTGGCGATTAATCCGAAAAATGGTGCAGTTTTAGCCTTAGTTTCCCATCCCACCTTTAACCCCAATATCTTTTCTAAACAAAAACTCACGCAAAAAGACTGGGAATCTGTGCAAGGTGAAGACCATCCTTTAGTAAATCGCGCCCTCAGCGCCTTTCCCCCCGCCAGTACTTTTAAAATTGTCACTGCAACTGCGGGGTTAGAATCAGGGAAATTTTCTCCCAGCACAATTTTACAAACCTACGGTTCCTTAAATATTGGCGGAACCAGATTTGGCGAGTGGAACCATGCAGGTTTCGGGCCTTTAGGATTTGTCGGCGCATTACAGTGGAGTAGCGATACTTTCTTTTATCAAATAGGTAGAGGTGTTGGCGGCCCGACTTTAATTGAATGGACTCGCAAGTATGGATTTGGGCAAAAAACTGGCTTTGAGTTCGCCGCCGAAGAAACTAAAGGTTTAGTCCCGGATGAAAACTGGAAGCAAAAAGCCTGGAAAATCCCCTGGACTGTCGGCGACACCATTAATATGTCCATTGGTCAAGGTGCTTTACAAACCACACCTTTACAAGTGGCGATTATGTTTGCAGTTCCAGCTAATGGCGGCTATCGAGTCCAGCCGCATTTACTCAAAGATAATGAAGAAGCTAAAAGCTGGCGTGAAACTCTAAATATCAAGCCGACAACCATTAAGGTTCTGCGCGATGGACTACGCAAGGTTGTGGCGGAAGGTACAGGTAAGGCTTTAAATAAGCCGACAATTCCCGCTGTGGCTGGCAAAAGTGGTACAGCAGAAGCCTGGAAAAATCGCGTCAAGCAAAATCATGCTTGGTTTGGTGCATATACGCCAGCTGATAACCCAGAAATGGTAATTGTCGCTTTTGCAGAACATTCTGGTGGTGGTGGTGGTGCGATCGCCGCCCCGATGATTTTACAAATTATGGAAGACTATTATCAAAGAAAGTATCCAGGTAAATATCAAAAACCAGAGGCGAAACAACCATAG